One Natator depressus isolate rNatDep1 chromosome 13, rNatDep2.hap1, whole genome shotgun sequence genomic region harbors:
- the MRGBP gene encoding MRG/MORF4L-binding protein isoform X1: MGEAEGGSAGGAEKPPVPAGGAAPEPGAPAEEAVVWSPEVEVCLFHAMLGHKPVGVNRHFHMICIRDKFSQNIGRQISSRVIWDHLSTMYDMQALHESEILPFPNSEKNFILPEEIIQEVKEGKVMIEEEVKEEIKEELEPHAGPEEVYAPSGNLGKAAEKPSSKEKERSSSDSGSKEGADKRKRNRVTEKVLNANSNPSSPSAAKRRRT; the protein is encoded by the exons ATGGGCGAGGCGGAGGGCGGCTCGGCCGGCGGCGCGGAGAAGCCCCCCGTGCCCGCGGGCGGGGCGGCCCCGGAGCCCGGCGCGCCGGCCGAGGAGGCGGTGGTGTGGAGTCCCGAGGTGGAGGTCTGCCTCTTCCACGCCATGCTGGGCCACAAGCCCGTAG GTGTGAATCGCCACTTTCACATGATCTGTATCCGAGATAAATTCAGTCAGAATATCGGACGTCAGATTTCCTCCAGAGTGATTTGGGATCATTTGAGCACCATGTACGACATGCAAGCACTA catGAATCTGAGATTCTGCCCTTCCCTAATTCAGAGAAAAACTTCATTCTGCCTGAGGAAATTATCCAAGAAGTGAAAGAAG GAAAAGTAATGATTGAAGAAGAGgtgaaagaagaaataaaagaagAGTTGGAACCTCATGCAGGCCCAGAAGAAG TTTATGCACCTTCAGGAAACTTGGGAAAAGCAGCTGAAAAACcaagcagcaaagagaaagaaaggagttCATCAGATTCTGGGTCCAAAGAAGGAGCTGATAAAAGGAAACGTAACAGAGTCACTGAAAAGGTGTTAAATGCAAACAGCAATCCCTCCAGTCCAAGTGCTGCAAAACGGCGTAGAACATAG
- the MRGBP gene encoding MRG/MORF4L-binding protein isoform X2, with protein MGEAEEAVVWSPEVEVCLFHAMLGHKPVGVNRHFHMICIRDKFSQNIGRQISSRVIWDHLSTMYDMQALHESEILPFPNSEKNFILPEEIIQEVKEGKVMIEEEVKEEIKEELEPHAGPEEVYAPSGNLGKAAEKPSSKEKERSSSDSGSKEGADKRKRNRVTEKVLNANSNPSSPSAAKRRRT; from the exons ATGGGCGAGGC CGAGGAGGCGGTGGTGTGGAGTCCCGAGGTGGAGGTCTGCCTCTTCCACGCCATGCTGGGCCACAAGCCCGTAG GTGTGAATCGCCACTTTCACATGATCTGTATCCGAGATAAATTCAGTCAGAATATCGGACGTCAGATTTCCTCCAGAGTGATTTGGGATCATTTGAGCACCATGTACGACATGCAAGCACTA catGAATCTGAGATTCTGCCCTTCCCTAATTCAGAGAAAAACTTCATTCTGCCTGAGGAAATTATCCAAGAAGTGAAAGAAG GAAAAGTAATGATTGAAGAAGAGgtgaaagaagaaataaaagaagAGTTGGAACCTCATGCAGGCCCAGAAGAAG TTTATGCACCTTCAGGAAACTTGGGAAAAGCAGCTGAAAAACcaagcagcaaagagaaagaaaggagttCATCAGATTCTGGGTCCAAAGAAGGAGCTGATAAAAGGAAACGTAACAGAGTCACTGAAAAGGTGTTAAATGCAAACAGCAATCCCTCCAGTCCAAGTGCTGCAAAACGGCGTAGAACATAG